A genome region from Sphingobacteriaceae bacterium GW460-11-11-14-LB5 includes the following:
- a CDS encoding SusC/RagA family protein, with protein sequence MSRVLLLFTFLSFIGLSVAQAQNRQLTGTVKDKKDGQVLVGVSVSLSGTKNGTSTDANGVFKISIPTNGSVLTFTYIGYKTKNVTVTNETKLSVTLDEDANNLEEVTVNVGYGIVRKKDLTGAVGSVSADVIAAAPVSSALEAIQGRVAGINISSSEGSPDAQINVRVRGGGSITGDNSPLYIVDGFPVASISDIAPQDIESIDLLKDASSTAIYGARGANGVILVTTKNSKDGKTNISYNVFGGTRKIAKKLGVLSASDYVHWQYERALLDGSLTDYTQYFGNYQDIDLYNNVAENNWQDLVFGRTGTTFNQNLSITGGSDKTKYSLSHSLVNDKAIMQMSDFKRQNINFKLTHKLYNALALDFGFRYSDTKTNGGGANEQNEKSSADSRLKYAILYPSFPVPGLTASTDTNDEFNLYNPLVAISDNDQYVHRKAYNINGAATYEIIDNLKLRSEVGYDGLRNDQDRFYGITTYYVKNLADYPNLPTLSSMNTTRNSFRNTNTLNYSFSKILDKNHNLNVLLGQEFIKTEQNILTNEVHGFPKTFTFDQTRVLTTQGKASIIDNNFSPDDKLFSFFGRANYDYKGKYLLSATFRADGSSKFSSENHWGYFPSVSAGWRISQEDFMNSTKSWLTDLKLRGSYGAAGNNNIPPGQITQSFQNSTTTWINGFNNYWAASKIMANPDLKWETTVTRNIGLDFALFNSKVTGTIDAYLNKTKDLLILFPVGGTGYDSQYRNLGQTQNKGLEFSVNWNAIKEKNFDLSVNANISFNRNKVISLGSVKNINGTSGWASTEIGVDYLVEEGASIGRIYGYKSAGRYEVSDFTGYNATTGKWTLKPGIVDATSFVGTVRPGTMKIEDISGDGKIDLSDRSIIGNTNPLNTGGFSLNSRIYDFDLGAYFNWSYGNDVYNANKIEYTSTSKYASRNLISAMESGQRWTNLRADGTISNDPAELTAMNANTTLWSPYTKTFVLSDWAVEDGSFLRLSTLTLGYTLPAQISNKLKMKKLRFYASAYNLWLWTNYSGFDPEVSTRRNTPLTPGVDYSAYPRSKSFVFGLNVNF encoded by the coding sequence ATGAGCAGAGTTTTACTCTTATTTACATTTCTCTCTTTTATTGGATTATCAGTGGCTCAAGCACAAAACAGGCAGCTTACTGGAACCGTGAAAGATAAAAAAGACGGACAGGTCCTGGTTGGCGTGAGTGTTTCTCTTTCCGGCACTAAAAATGGAACCAGTACCGATGCTAATGGAGTTTTCAAGATCAGCATTCCTACAAATGGTTCGGTTTTAACTTTTACCTATATCGGTTATAAAACCAAAAATGTTACGGTAACAAACGAAACGAAACTTTCAGTTACCCTGGATGAAGATGCTAACAATCTTGAAGAGGTGACCGTAAATGTTGGCTACGGCATTGTACGCAAAAAAGATTTAACTGGTGCAGTGGGTTCAGTAAGTGCTGATGTAATTGCTGCAGCGCCGGTTTCTTCTGCATTGGAGGCCATTCAAGGTCGTGTAGCCGGGATTAACATTTCATCATCAGAAGGTTCGCCAGATGCACAGATTAATGTGCGCGTTAGGGGAGGTGGTTCCATTACCGGAGATAACTCGCCATTGTATATTGTTGATGGTTTTCCGGTAGCCTCTATTTCCGATATTGCGCCACAGGATATCGAATCCATAGATCTCTTAAAAGATGCATCATCAACAGCCATTTACGGGGCAAGGGGCGCTAACGGTGTAATATTGGTTACCACAAAAAACAGTAAAGATGGCAAAACGAATATCAGTTATAACGTTTTTGGTGGCACCAGAAAAATAGCGAAGAAACTGGGCGTGTTGTCAGCTTCTGATTATGTGCACTGGCAATATGAGCGTGCGCTTTTAGATGGCTCACTAACAGATTACACTCAATATTTTGGAAATTATCAGGATATAGATCTGTACAATAATGTGGCAGAAAACAACTGGCAGGACCTTGTTTTTGGCCGGACCGGAACAACCTTTAACCAGAATTTAAGCATTACCGGCGGAAGCGACAAAACCAAATACAGCCTGAGCCACAGTTTGGTAAACGACAAGGCCATCATGCAGATGTCTGATTTTAAAAGACAGAACATCAACTTTAAGTTAACGCATAAACTATACAATGCGCTGGCTTTAGATTTTGGTTTCCGCTATTCCGATACCAAAACCAACGGCGGTGGTGCGAACGAACAGAATGAAAAATCATCAGCCGATTCGCGTTTAAAATATGCTATCCTTTACCCATCCTTTCCGGTTCCAGGTCTGACAGCATCAACAGATACTAATGATGAATTTAACTTATATAACCCATTGGTGGCCATTTCGGATAACGATCAGTACGTGCACCGTAAAGCCTATAACATCAACGGAGCAGCAACTTACGAAATCATCGATAACTTAAAACTACGTTCAGAAGTGGGTTACGATGGGCTTAGAAATGATCAGGACCGCTTTTATGGCATTACAACTTACTATGTAAAAAACCTTGCCGATTATCCTAACCTGCCTACACTCAGTTCGATGAACACCACCAGGAATAGTTTTAGGAACACGAATACGCTTAATTATAGCTTCAGTAAAATCCTAGATAAAAACCACAACCTAAATGTTTTATTGGGACAGGAATTTATCAAAACTGAACAGAATATTTTGACTAATGAGGTTCATGGTTTTCCAAAAACATTCACATTCGATCAAACCAGGGTATTAACCACACAAGGTAAGGCTTCTATAATAGACAACAATTTCTCGCCGGATGATAAATTATTTTCGTTTTTCGGCAGGGCAAATTACGATTATAAAGGCAAATACCTGTTAAGTGCTACATTCAGGGCAGATGGTTCTTCTAAATTTTCAAGCGAAAACCACTGGGGTTATTTCCCTTCAGTTTCAGCAGGCTGGAGAATCTCTCAGGAAGATTTTATGAATAGTACAAAATCCTGGTTAACAGATTTAAAACTAAGGGGAAGTTATGGTGCTGCAGGTAACAATAATATCCCTCCAGGGCAGATTACACAATCGTTTCAGAATTCTACCACCACCTGGATAAATGGCTTCAATAACTATTGGGCGGCATCTAAAATCATGGCAAACCCTGATTTAAAATGGGAAACAACGGTGACCAGAAACATCGGACTCGATTTTGCTTTATTTAATTCGAAAGTGACTGGTACAATTGATGCCTACTTAAATAAAACCAAAGACCTCCTGATCTTATTCCCGGTTGGGGGCACTGGTTATGATTCGCAGTACCGTAATCTGGGTCAAACGCAAAACAAAGGTTTAGAATTCTCTGTAAACTGGAACGCGATAAAAGAAAAGAATTTCGATCTATCGGTAAATGCAAACATCAGCTTTAACCGCAACAAGGTAATCTCATTGGGTTCGGTTAAAAACATTAACGGTACTTCGGGATGGGCATCAACAGAAATTGGTGTAGATTATCTGGTAGAAGAAGGTGCATCTATTGGTCGTATTTACGGATATAAGAGTGCTGGCAGATATGAAGTATCTGATTTTACTGGCTACAACGCCACAACCGGCAAATGGACATTAAAGCCAGGTATTGTTGATGCGACTTCATTTGTAGGCACAGTACGTCCGGGTACCATGAAAATAGAAGATATTTCTGGCGATGGAAAGATTGATTTATCCGACCGCTCGATTATCGGTAATACCAACCCATTAAATACCGGTGGTTTCTCGCTTAATTCGAGAATTTACGATTTTGATCTTGGTGCGTATTTTAACTGGAGCTATGGAAATGATGTTTACAATGCAAATAAGATCGAGTATACCTCTACCAGTAAATATGCTTCCAGAAATCTAATTTCGGCCATGGAAAGCGGACAGCGCTGGACAAACTTAAGAGCAGACGGAACAATCAGTAACGACCCTGCCGAATTAACAGCCATGAATGCAAACACCACTTTATGGTCGCCATATACCAAAACTTTCGTATTAAGTGATTGGGCTGTAGAAGATGGTTCGTTTTTGAGGTTATCTACCCTAACACTTGGATATACCCTGCCTGCACAAATATCAAATAAACTGAAAATGAAAAAATTAAGGTTTTATGCTTCTGCTTATAACCTATGGTTATGGACCAATTACAGTGGTTTCGATCCAGAGGTTTCGACCAGACGGAATACACCGCTTACGCCTGGTGTTGACTATTCTGCATACCCAAGAAGTAAATCTTTCGTGTTCGGGCTAAACGTTAATTTTTAG
- a CDS encoding RagB/SusD family nutrient uptake outer membrane protein has product MKRIIYALFIITGITFVSSCKKTLDAPSKSSLDESVIFSTPSLAEGSVAGVLQSFGETNSYRGRFLVFYGLNNDTEVYNTLKSVDDDKAKLSNYNCNVNNGQMNTTDNAWAKFYEGIERANLAIRGIRTYGNIESNPAMAQILGEILTLRAVLYNDLIKGWGDVPARFEPITTATSYLPRSDRDVIYKQLLADLNEAAGYLPWPGDNSTTAKVERVNKAFAKGLRARLALAAGGYAQRLDGTVKLSSDPELSHDKMYAIAKKECLEIIASGKLRLLGFEEVFRKLNEETGAAGLESMWEIPFSDGRGRVIFDLGVRHIKTDQYTGQNKGGTDGPNPIMLYEYENEDVRRDVTVVPYEWDGGDGTKGAAQVPSALGRLYFGKYRYEWMKRRVTATNDDGLNWMYMRYADVVLMAAEAVNDIDGPAAAAPYLKMIRDRAYPTAPAKVTTFMATATASKAAFFDAVVNERALEFTGEMLRKGDLIRWNLLGTKLAEAKTKLQQLENRQGKYAALPAKIYYRTAANGETVEIYGLKFGDTDAQGLALGYTSNKAWTMVTAGEAVSYWNALYTKDPNLQQYWPIWQVFLDSSNGMLNNKPLNL; this is encoded by the coding sequence ATGAAAAGAATTATATATGCGCTATTCATCATTACAGGAATAACATTTGTAAGTAGCTGTAAAAAAACATTAGATGCGCCATCAAAATCCTCGTTGGATGAGTCTGTTATTTTTTCTACCCCTAGCTTAGCCGAGGGTTCGGTAGCGGGCGTACTACAATCATTTGGGGAAACCAATTCGTACAGGGGCCGTTTTTTGGTGTTTTACGGACTTAACAATGATACCGAAGTATACAACACCTTAAAATCGGTTGATGATGACAAGGCAAAACTGTCTAACTACAACTGTAATGTGAACAATGGCCAAATGAACACTACAGATAATGCATGGGCTAAATTTTACGAAGGCATTGAAAGGGCCAACCTGGCGATCAGGGGAATCAGAACCTATGGTAATATAGAAAGCAACCCGGCAATGGCGCAGATCCTAGGCGAAATTTTAACCTTAAGGGCTGTTTTATATAACGACCTGATAAAAGGCTGGGGTGATGTGCCGGCACGTTTTGAGCCCATTACTACTGCGACATCTTATTTGCCAAGAAGCGACAGGGATGTAATTTATAAACAACTGTTAGCCGACTTAAATGAAGCAGCAGGTTACCTGCCATGGCCTGGCGATAATAGCACAACCGCCAAAGTAGAGCGCGTAAACAAAGCTTTCGCAAAAGGCTTAAGGGCGCGTTTGGCATTAGCCGCAGGTGGTTATGCACAGCGCCTGGATGGAACTGTAAAATTAAGTTCCGATCCGGAATTATCACACGATAAAATGTATGCCATTGCCAAAAAAGAATGTCTGGAAATTATTGCAAGCGGTAAATTAAGATTGCTGGGCTTTGAAGAAGTTTTTAGAAAACTAAATGAGGAAACCGGTGCCGCAGGTTTAGAATCGATGTGGGAAATTCCGTTTAGCGATGGCCGTGGCCGTGTAATTTTTGATCTTGGTGTACGTCACATCAAAACAGACCAGTACACGGGTCAGAACAAGGGTGGAACAGATGGACCAAACCCGATTATGTTGTATGAATATGAAAATGAGGATGTACGCAGAGATGTAACAGTTGTACCTTACGAATGGGATGGCGGCGATGGCACTAAAGGTGCAGCGCAGGTACCATCGGCTTTAGGCCGTTTATACTTTGGCAAATACCGTTACGAGTGGATGAAAAGAAGGGTAACCGCTACTAACGATGATGGATTAAACTGGATGTATATGCGTTATGCTGATGTAGTTTTAATGGCTGCAGAGGCGGTTAACGATATCGACGGTCCAGCTGCTGCAGCCCCATATTTAAAAATGATCCGCGATAGGGCCTACCCTACAGCCCCTGCCAAGGTTACGACTTTTATGGCTACAGCTACAGCATCCAAAGCTGCATTTTTCGACGCTGTTGTAAACGAAAGAGCATTGGAATTTACAGGGGAAATGCTTAGGAAAGGTGACCTAATCCGCTGGAATTTACTGGGCACAAAACTGGCTGAAGCCAAAACTAAATTACAGCAACTGGAAAACAGGCAGGGTAAGTATGCGGCTTTACCGGCTAAAATTTATTACAGAACCGCAGCCAATGGCGAAACTGTAGAAATTTATGGATTAAAATTCGGTGATACCGATGCACAGGGCCTTGCTCTAGGATATACCTCCAATAAAGCCTGGACAATGGTTACCGCTGGAGAAGCTGTTTCTTACTGGAATGCCCTTTACACCAAAGACCCCAACCTGCAGCAATATTGGCCAATATGGCAGGTATTTTTAGATTCATCTAACGGAATGTTAAATAATAAGCCCTTAAACTTGTAA
- a CDS encoding pectin esterase has product MVKSTIVCIAATLLLYLGICSKVFAQDPKYPSMIIVAQDGSGNYKTIQEAINSVRDLGEKEVKIQVKNGTYKEKLIIPSWKIKISIIGEKAENTIITFDDYSGKPNPMGKDIFGLPKFSTYTSFTVLVQGNDIHLENLTIINSAGRVGQAVALHVEGDRFVAKNCRLLGNQDTLYAGIENSRQYYHDCYIEGTTDFIFGKATVVFQNCTIKSLSDSYVTAASTSAQQKFGFVFINCKLIADPAVTKAYLGRPWRPYAKTVFMACDLGKHILPEGWNPWKGDLMFPNKELTVFYAEYKNKGDGASPKTRLPWTKQLTDKEAKTYTLKNILGGADQWNPPQL; this is encoded by the coding sequence ATGGTGAAATCAACCATAGTCTGTATAGCCGCTACCTTGCTTTTATATCTTGGCATTTGCTCAAAAGTTTTTGCCCAGGATCCTAAATACCCATCGATGATAATCGTTGCACAAGATGGCAGCGGAAATTACAAAACCATCCAGGAGGCTATCAATTCAGTGAGGGATTTAGGCGAAAAAGAGGTTAAAATTCAGGTTAAAAACGGCACATACAAAGAGAAGCTGATTATTCCATCATGGAAAATTAAGATCTCCATTATCGGAGAAAAGGCCGAAAATACCATCATTACCTTCGATGATTATTCGGGGAAGCCAAACCCGATGGGTAAAGATATTTTTGGCCTTCCCAAATTCAGCACCTATACTTCATTCACCGTATTGGTTCAGGGCAACGATATCCACCTCGAAAACTTAACCATTATCAATTCAGCTGGGCGTGTCGGACAAGCTGTTGCCTTACATGTAGAAGGTGATCGTTTTGTAGCCAAAAACTGTAGGCTTCTGGGCAATCAGGATACCCTTTATGCCGGAATCGAAAATAGCCGCCAATACTATCATGACTGTTATATCGAAGGCACAACCGATTTTATTTTCGGTAAAGCAACAGTGGTGTTTCAAAATTGTACCATCAAAAGTTTAAGCGATTCTTATGTTACCGCAGCCTCCACTTCAGCGCAGCAAAAATTCGGATTTGTTTTTATAAATTGTAAACTCATTGCAGATCCGGCCGTAACAAAAGCTTATCTCGGCAGGCCCTGGCGCCCTTATGCAAAAACGGTATTCATGGCCTGCGATCTGGGGAAACATATTTTACCCGAAGGCTGGAATCCATGGAAAGGCGATCTCATGTTCCCAAATAAGGAACTGACCGTTTTTTATGCAGAATATAAAAATAAGGGAGATGGCGCCTCGCCCAAAACGAGATTGCCCTGGACAAAACAGCTAACAGATAAAGAAGCAAAAACCTACACTTTAAAAAATATACTTGGCGGAGCGGATCAATGGAATCCCCCGCAGTTATAG
- a CDS encoding GntR family transcriptional regulator: MKTNFFKILAAGTLVVLLSFTLIQKKTKLYIIGDSTAANKEEKAYPETGWGMALQSYFKTDVAVDNRALNGRSTKSFRAEKRWDPILAQLNPGDYVFIEFGHNDEKVDKPTVGVSLADFKINLVNYVNETRSKKAFPVLLTPISRRSFKNGVLIDSHGDYPRITRQVADSLNVPLIDMLVKTESLLNRLGEEPSIKLFNHVDSGNVNYPNGKKDNTHLSLEGAKQVAGLVVKGIKELKLSLVKSLK, translated from the coding sequence ATGAAAACGAATTTCTTTAAAATTTTAGCTGCCGGAACATTGGTTGTATTACTGTCTTTTACCCTCATCCAAAAGAAAACTAAACTCTACATTATTGGCGATTCTACTGCCGCCAACAAGGAAGAAAAGGCCTACCCCGAAACGGGCTGGGGGATGGCACTACAATCTTATTTTAAAACCGATGTTGCGGTTGATAACCGGGCCTTAAACGGCAGGAGTACAAAATCGTTCAGGGCAGAAAAACGCTGGGACCCGATATTGGCCCAGTTAAATCCTGGCGATTATGTTTTTATCGAATTTGGTCACAACGATGAGAAAGTTGACAAACCAACAGTTGGTGTATCCTTAGCTGATTTCAAAATCAATCTGGTTAATTATGTAAATGAGACCAGAAGCAAAAAAGCCTTCCCGGTTTTACTTACACCAATTTCGCGCAGGAGTTTTAAAAATGGCGTATTAATCGATTCGCATGGCGATTATCCACGGATTACCCGTCAGGTAGCCGATTCGTTAAATGTTCCTTTAATTGATATGCTGGTAAAAACAGAAAGTTTGTTAAACCGCCTGGGCGAGGAGCCATCTATTAAGTTATTTAACCATGTTGATTCGGGCAATGTGAATTACCCAAATGGCAAAAAAGACAATACACATTTAAGCCTGGAGGGAGCCAAACAGGTAGCGGGTTTGGTGGTGAAGGGGATAAAGGAATTAAAGTTGAGTTTGGTGAAGAGTTTGAAGTAA